One genomic segment of Salinigranum rubrum includes these proteins:
- the surE gene encoding 5'/3'-nucleotidase SurE, with protein sequence MKVLLTNDDGIDSVGFRALYDALSPVADVTAVAPAEDKSAIGRQLSADVLVEERPLGYAVHGTPADCTIVGLESLCPDVDMVVAGCNKGANLGAYVLGRSGTVSAAVEAAFFDVPAIAVSLYVPDSDEPWAEVATDPEDFRPATDPATYLVEHALDAGVFERAEYLNLNAPLGADADAEMRVTEPSTMYDMTARPNGDDRFTLHDRVWERMRADDLPDPEGTDRRAVVEGHVSVSPLLAPHPTRHHEALDGLAATYRD encoded by the coding sequence ATGAAGGTTCTCCTGACGAACGACGACGGCATCGACAGCGTCGGCTTCCGTGCGCTGTACGACGCGCTGTCGCCGGTCGCGGACGTGACCGCGGTCGCTCCCGCCGAGGACAAAAGCGCCATCGGTCGACAGCTGTCGGCGGACGTACTCGTCGAGGAGCGCCCGCTCGGGTACGCCGTCCACGGGACGCCCGCGGACTGTACGATCGTCGGGCTGGAGTCGCTCTGTCCCGACGTCGACATGGTCGTCGCGGGCTGTAACAAGGGCGCGAACCTCGGCGCGTACGTCCTCGGTCGCTCCGGGACCGTCTCCGCGGCGGTCGAGGCGGCCTTCTTCGACGTGCCCGCCATCGCCGTCTCGCTGTACGTCCCTGACAGCGACGAGCCGTGGGCAGAAGTCGCGACCGACCCCGAGGACTTCCGCCCGGCGACCGACCCTGCGACGTATCTGGTCGAGCACGCTCTCGACGCGGGCGTCTTCGAACGGGCCGAGTACCTGAACCTCAACGCTCCGCTCGGTGCCGACGCGGACGCCGAGATGCGGGTCACCGAGCCGTCGACGATGTACGACATGACCGCGCGACCGAACGGCGACGACCGCTTCACCCTCCACGACCGGGTGTGGGAGCGCATGCGCGCGGACGACCTACCCGACCCCGAGGGGACCGACCGCCGCGCCGTCGTCGAGGGTCACGTGAGCGTCTCGCCGCTCCTCGCTCCGCACCCCACCAGACACCACGAGGCGCTCGACGGCCTCGCGGCGACGTACCGGGACTGA
- a CDS encoding arsinothricin resistance N-acetyltransferase ArsN1 family B: MDATLRPARPADAAAIRRIYAPYVEETAVSFATAPPSVEDLETKVEKTRSQYPWLVAERESEREDGVVGYAYAGALRERDAYQWTAELSVYVAETAQREGLGRRLYEALLAFLERQGYASAYGVVTLPNPASVALHESLGFERVGLFDDVGYKHGAWHDVGWWRRRLPEPAAPDPPVPFSALPDEDVADALVRYSG, translated from the coding sequence ATGGACGCCACACTCCGACCGGCACGACCGGCCGACGCCGCGGCAATCCGGCGCATCTACGCGCCGTACGTCGAGGAGACGGCGGTTTCGTTCGCCACCGCGCCGCCCTCGGTGGAAGACCTCGAAACGAAAGTCGAGAAGACGCGCTCGCAGTACCCGTGGCTCGTGGCCGAGCGAGAGAGCGAGCGGGAGGACGGGGTCGTCGGCTACGCGTACGCCGGGGCGCTTCGGGAGCGCGACGCGTATCAGTGGACCGCCGAACTCTCCGTCTACGTCGCAGAGACGGCCCAGAGAGAGGGCCTCGGCCGGCGGCTGTACGAGGCGCTCCTCGCGTTCCTCGAACGACAGGGGTACGCCAGCGCCTACGGCGTCGTCACGCTCCCGAACCCGGCGAGCGTCGCCCTCCACGAGTCGCTCGGTTTCGAGCGCGTCGGCCTGTTCGACGACGTCGGCTACAAACACGGCGCGTGGCACGACGTCGGCTGGTGGCGGCGCCGCCTCCCGGAACCGGCCGCACCGGACCCGCCGGTGCCGTTCTCGGCCCTTCCCGACGAGGACGTC